Within Thermogemmata fonticola, the genomic segment GGCTTTATAAAACTCCGCCTTGGCTTTGTTGTACTCCCGCTCAAACTCCGCCTTCGCCCGATGTAAATGCGGATTCTGCAACACCGACTGCACACCCTTGTTGAACTCCGCCTTGGCTTTGTTGTACTCCCGCTCAAACTCCGCCTTCGCCCGATGTAAATGCGGATTCTGCAACACCGACTGCACACCCTTGTTGAACTCCGCCTTGGCTTTGTTGTACTCCCGCTCAAACTCCGCCTTCGCCCGATGTAAATGCGGATTCTGCAACACCGACTGCACACCCTTGTTGAACTGGGACTTCGCCCGGTTGTATTCCATCTGAAACATCATTTTGGCGCGCAGGTACAGCATCAGGGTGTGCCGGTCCTGGGACCAGGCGACGCTTGACATCAGGAGCAGTAGCGCGGTGGCGAGGAACGGCTTGTGGGCGGCCATGATCAGCACTCCTTCCCCTTGGGATCCCAAAAACCCGGACGAATCGATGCGCTCGCGGGAATCGACCCAGCCGGGGACATTCAGGGGTTGAGCAGTTCGGTATGGTCGTTACTCCGGATTATACTGCTCAGCCGAAAGTCCACAATCCCAGTTGGGCAAAAATAGCATGGTTCCGTCTATCAAATAGAGTTCCGATAGTTTTTGCCTAGCCGGAGATGCCCCCCGTACCCGCCGGAAGCAGCAGGCAGGCCAAGCCCAGGAAGAGTGCAGGACCTGAGCGCCTCATGACTCGCCCTCCGCAGTCGAACTTCCAGGCGAACGCCGCCACCGAGCCACCGCATTGTATCGCATCCCTCGCCGCGGCCCCCAAGCGACGGGCCGACTTCATCCTCAGCGGCCTTGCCTCTTTTTTTCACCCCTTGCTCTGGGATTGGTCCGCGACGGAAGGGCGAGCCGTCCCACCAGCGCTGCCGAAAGTTCTACAATAACGTCATCATGCCACCTCACCCGCGGCGGAAGGCGGACACCGAGGCGCTGGTCCCCTCCGGGCTGGCTCCTGGGAGTGTTCGTCCCGCGAGAAGGAGGGGGAGAAGAGGGACCGATGACTGAGGAGTGTCATGCCGCGCTATACACTGCCGCTCGAGGGAAGGGAGGACGGACCTGCCGGGGTGCCGTTGTGGGGTTCTGCCTCCTCGGCTTCGGGGGGAAAGGGAACGGCGCCGGGAGCAGCGAGCCGGGAGTCGCCGCAGGGAGCGGCTCCGTCGTTGGCGTTGGTGTCTCTCGGCTGTCCGAAGAACACGGTAGATAGCGAGCGGGTGCTGGGGCAGCTTCTGGGCAGCGGCTGGCGTTTGCGGCGGGTGGATGAGCCGGTGGATGCGGTGCTCATTAACACCTGTTCGTTTCTGGAGGCGGCGTGCCAGGAGTCACGGGAGGTGATCGCGGAGATGCTGGCGCGGAAGCAGCGGGGGGAGGTGGCCGCGGTGGTGGTGCTGGGATGTTTGGTCGAACGGCTGGGACCGCGCTTGCAGGAGGAGCTGCCG encodes:
- a CDS encoding tetratricopeptide repeat protein, which produces MAAHKPFLATALLLLMSSVAWSQDRHTLMLYLRAKMMFQMEYNRAKSQFNKGVQSVLQNPHLHRAKAEFEREYNKAKAEFNKGVQSVLQNPHLHRAKAEFEREYNKAKAEFNKGVQSVLQNPHLHRAKAEFEREYNKAKAEFYKASPFPLGDSMTYLQQGHAWLKQGELAKAKAAYTQAIQRDPNQAAAYYNRGLIWFKEGKYDQAIADFSEAIRLQPQFVEAYYHRGMAWEKKGDKVKANADYAVATSLDRPKR